The proteins below are encoded in one region of Nitrospirota bacterium:
- a CDS encoding efflux transporter outer membrane subunit, which translates to MLAACAPVGPNYVPPEVKAPATWNAELGGGLSAESVNTKALARWWSTLHDPVLTSLIDRAVQANLDLREATARVREARARRGLSKAALFPSVDATGSASFSRSSEETGGGAERDLYSAGFDARWELDVFGGIRRSVQAASADLQASEEDLRDVLVTLLAEVALNYVDVRSFQSRLSIAEANLAAQEETFNITRWRFEAGLATQLDVEQARFNMENTRSRIPTLRTGLQQARNRIAVLLGANPGSADEELSGREPIPRAPYEVAVGVPAEALRRRPDIRRAERRLAAQTARVGVATAELYPKFTLPGSIGLEALSLDNLFSTGSRTYRVTPGFTWSIFSAGSIRRNIEVQDALQEQALIQYEAAVLTALEEAENALAAYADEQVRRESLLRASEAAQRAVDLAQSQYASGLIDFQVVLDAQRSLLSLQDQLATSEGEVTADLIRLYKALGGGWTSLAHAPGTPQMQSESPGDGK; encoded by the coding sequence ATGCTCGCGGCGTGCGCCCCCGTGGGGCCGAACTACGTCCCTCCCGAAGTGAAGGCTCCCGCCACGTGGAACGCCGAGCTGGGCGGGGGCCTGAGTGCCGAAAGCGTGAATACAAAGGCCCTGGCCCGGTGGTGGTCCACGCTTCATGACCCGGTGCTGACGAGCCTGATAGACCGGGCGGTCCAGGCCAATCTCGACCTGCGCGAAGCCACAGCGCGCGTCCGGGAGGCTCGCGCACGCCGCGGCCTGAGCAAGGCCGCGCTTTTCCCCTCCGTCGATGCCACGGGCTCCGCGAGCTTTAGCCGGAGCAGCGAAGAAACCGGCGGCGGCGCCGAAAGAGACCTCTACTCCGCCGGCTTCGATGCCAGATGGGAGCTGGACGTGTTCGGCGGCATCAGGCGCTCCGTCCAAGCGGCCTCCGCGGACCTCCAGGCCAGTGAAGAGGATTTGCGCGACGTGCTCGTAACGCTGCTTGCCGAAGTAGCCCTGAACTACGTCGATGTGCGTTCGTTTCAGAGCAGGCTTTCCATAGCGGAAGCGAACCTCGCCGCCCAGGAGGAGACGTTCAACATAACCCGGTGGCGCTTCGAAGCCGGGCTTGCCACGCAGCTCGACGTGGAGCAGGCACGGTTCAACATGGAAAACACCCGCTCCCGGATACCGACCCTGCGGACCGGCCTTCAGCAGGCCAGAAACCGGATTGCCGTGCTGCTGGGAGCCAACCCGGGCTCCGCGGACGAGGAGCTCTCGGGGCGAGAGCCCATCCCCCGGGCGCCCTATGAGGTCGCCGTCGGCGTGCCCGCCGAGGCCCTCAGGCGGCGGCCCGACATCCGGCGCGCCGAACGCCGGCTGGCGGCGCAGACCGCCCGGGTCGGCGTGGCGACGGCCGAGCTCTATCCCAAATTCACCCTGCCCGGCTCCATAGGCCTCGAAGCGCTCTCGCTGGATAATCTTTTCTCCACCGGAAGCCGCACGTACAGGGTCACGCCCGGTTTCACATGGAGCATTTTCAGTGCGGGCAGCATACGGCGGAACATCGAGGTGCAGGATGCACTTCAGGAGCAGGCGTTGATACAATATGAGGCGGCGGTCCTCACCGCCCTGGAGGAGGCCGAAAACGCGCTGGCCGCCTATGCCGACGAGCAGGTCAGGCGGGAGTCGCTGCTCCGGGCTTCGGAGGCCGCGCAGCGCGCCGTCGACCTTGCGCAAAGCCAGTATGCGTCGGGGCTCATCGATTTCCAGGTGGTCCTGGACGCCCAGCGTTCGTTATTGAGCCTCCAGGACCAGTTGGCCACGAGCGAGGGCGAGGTCACGGCCGACCTGATACGCCTTTACAAGGCGCTCGGCGGAGGATGGACATCCCTGGCGCATGCCCCCGGCACGCCGCAGATGCAGTCCGAGAGCCCGGGAGATGGAAAATGA